One part of the Lotus japonicus ecotype B-129 chromosome 2, LjGifu_v1.2 genome encodes these proteins:
- the LOC130737447 gene encoding protein indeterminate-domain 5, chloroplastic-like isoform X2, with the protein MATNRFICEVCNKGFQREQNLQLHRRGHNLPWKLKQKNTKEQAKRKVYLCPEPTCVHHDPSRALGDLTGIKKHFSRKHGEKKWKCEKCSKKYAVQSDWKAHSKTCGTREYRCDCGTLFSRRDSFITHRAFCDALAHESARHPSNLNPLGTHLYGTNHMSLGLSQVGTQLQNQNSILTLGNAAAGAPKFEHLISPFQQSSFAHSSSPQSLSSSSPFFMADPNQGIQDLQSHHHQGQFSNKQLHGLMQLPDFQGPTTNNTSTSAPSSVSANSAANFFNLSFFPNSNSNDSTIPDQFNSITAGTTLYTNSPGSSNHHQVGSALSSIFGNSSLQQENNMPPHMSATALLQKASQMGLSTTTINNGSSLLRRMESSSTNGSESELNNFAATFGSDHSKGEGIRSSMENDHQHHLHGIMNSLANRNNNSMFGHVKGNENNNVSHFHIMEEAKRLSSQNLGGVCFGGSDKLTLDFLGVNGGIVRNMSGGFSQREQLDSILDPKLESTQANQQFGSSSLQ; encoded by the exons ATGGCAACAAACAGGTTCATATGTGAGGTATGCAACAAAGGGTTCCAAAGGGAGCAAAATTTACAGCTCCACAGAAGAGGACACAACTTGCCTTGGAAACTAAAGCAGAAGAATACAAAAGAGCAGGCAAAGAGAAAGGTTTATCTCTGTCCTGAACCCACTTGTGTCCACCATGACCCTTCACGGGCTCTTGGAGACCTCACTGGGATCAAGAAGCACTTCTCTCGGAAGCACGGTGAGAAGAAGTGGAAGTGTGAAAAGTGCTCTAAGAAGTATGCTGTTCAATCAGATTGGAAAGCACATTCTAAGACTTGTGGTACAAGAGAGTATAGATGTGACTGTGGCACTCTCTTCTCCAG GCGTGACAGTTTTATTACTCATAGAGCCTTTTGTGATGCGTTAGCACATGAGAGTGCAAGGCACCCTTCCAACCTGAACCCTCTGGGAACTCATCTCTATGGCACCAACCACATGAGCTTAGGCCTATCCCAAGTGGGTACCCAACTTCAGAACCAAAACAGTATCTTAACCCTAGGCAATGCTGCTGCAGGTGCACCAAAATTTGAGCACTTGATCTCACCTTTCCAACAGTCATCATTTGCGCACTCATCATCACCACAGTCATTGTCTTCCTCATCACCTTTCTTCATGGCTGACCCAAATCAAGggattcaagaccttcaatctcaTCATCACCAAGGACAATTCTCGAACAAGCAGCTGCATGGTCTTATGCAGCTCCCTGATTTTCAAGGTCCCACCACCAACAACACCAGTACTTCTGCACCATCATCAGTTTCTgctaattcagctgcaaacttttTCAACCTCAGCTTCTTCCCAAATAGTAATAGCAACGACAGCACCATCCCTGATCAGTTCAACAGTATAACTGCAG GAACAACACTCTACACAAATAGCCCTGGCAGTAGCAATCATCACCAAGTTGGTTCAGCTTTGTCTTCAATCTTTGGCAATTCATCACTGCAACAAGAGAACAACATGCCCCCGCACATGTCTGCAACTGCATTGCTTCAGAAAGCTTCACAAATGGGCTTATCCACAACAACCATTAATAATGGTTCCTCTCTACTAAGACGAATGGAGAGCTCCTCCACCAATGGTTCAGAATCTGAACTCAACAATTTTGCTGCCACTTTTGGAAGTGATCATAGTAAGGGAGAAGGTATAAGATCAAGCATGGAAAATGACCACCAACATCATCTACATGGGATAATGAACTCTCTTGCGAACCGAAACAACAATTCGATGTTTGGCCATGTGAAAGGGAATGAAAACAATAATGTTTCTCATTTTCACATCATGGAGGAGGCTAAAAGATTGTCATCACAAAATCTGGGTGGTGTGTGCTTTGGAGGATCTGATAAGTTGACTTTGGACTTTCTTGGTGTTAATGGAGGAATTGTGAGGAACATGAGCGGTGGGTTTTCACAAAGAGAGCAACTAGACTCCATTTTGGATCCTAAACTTGAATCAACACAAGCAAATCAACAATTTGGAAGCTCATCATTGCAATAA
- the LOC130735949 gene encoding uncharacterized protein LOC130735949, translating to MRTDFNLQGPPKFQGEVEPEKADLWIQEMEKIFEALNSPDAEKVNLATFMLKGDAEYCWRSAKQLMTANHVAITWESFKRAFMEKYFPETAREDMENQFLNLRQGLMTVREYAARLETLSKHFRFFQVQVDEAYLGNRFMRGLRNDIEESVRPLGIRVFQQLVEKAREVESMKNRQRGKSDGGGLIRSGQRPNGRFDGQRQAGRFDRGKAPMKKPYQRPADRVPFAGRGEARVPQDDVVCFKCNQKGPYANECGKEIICWKFQKQGHIERDCPNDAKTEPVLNATRGKGPSAPGRVFGMSGEQAVVTDDLIQGTCVIAGTSLMVLFDSGATHSFIVEECVEKLGLLTADLPFDLVATTRAADRLVTRTACLQCPLIYEDQMFLANLVCLGLKELDVFPGMDWLAQYHVLLDCANKVVVFSDPGITDYLNSCNLGKGSPAFVNSIVAEAKNDGDVRNILVVLDFVDVFPDDVPGLPPVRETEFSIDIMPGTGPISMAPYRMALAELTELAKQLEDLSSKGFIRPSVSPWGDPVLLVKKKDGRSKLCLDYRQLNKVTVKNR from the coding sequence ATGAGAACTGACTTCAACCTCCAAGGACCACCCAAGTTCCAAGGCGAGGTTGAACCCGAGAAAGCTGATCTGTGGATTCAGGAAATGGAGAAAATCTTTGAGGCTCTCAACAGTCCTGATGCAGAGAAGGTGAACTTGGCGACCTTTATGCTGAAGGGTGACGCTGAGTACTGCTGGCGGAGCGCCAAACAATTGATGACTGCTAACCATGTGGCCATAACTTGGGAGTCTTTCAAAAGGGCTTTCATGGAGAAGTACTTCCCGGAGACTGCCAGGGAAGACATGGAGAATCAATTCCTCAACCTGAGACAGGGGTTGATGACCGTAAGGGAATATGCTGCAAGACTGGAGACCCTTTCCAAACACTTTCGCTTTTTCCAAGTGCAAGTGGATGAAGCGTACCTAGGCAACCGATTCATGAGGGGTTTGAGGAATGACATTGAGGAGtctgtgaggccattgggaattaGAGTTTTCCAACAACTGGTGGAGAAAGCTCGTGAAGTGGAGTCAATGAAGAATCGCCAGAGGGGCAAGTCTGATGGAGGAGGTCTGATTCGTTCTGGACAAAGGCCGAACGGAAGGTTTGATGGACAGAGACAAGCTGGTAGGTTTGACAGGGGCAAGGCTCCGATGAAGAAGCCTTACCAACGCCCTGCTGACAGGGTACCTTTTGCTGGAAGAGGCGAAGCCCGTGTTCCTCAGGATGATGTCGTCTGCTTCAAGTGCAACCAGAAGGGGCCCTATGCTAATGAGTGTGGGAAGGAGATTATATGCTGGAAGTTCCAGAAGCAAGGGCACATTGAGAGGGATTGTCCTAATGATGCTAAGACCGAGCCAGTACTGAATGCTACTAGGGGAAAGGGACCTTCTGCTCCAGGTCGTGTGTTTGGGATGTCTGGCGAACAAGCTGTTGTGACCGATGATCTTATCCAGGGTACGTGTGTTATCGCTGGAACTTCTTTAATGGtgttatttgattctggtgctacacaCTCATTCATAGTTGAGGAATGTGTGGAAAAGTTAGGATTGCTAACTGCTGATTTACCATTCGATTTGGTGGCGACGACCCGTGCCGCCGATCGATTAGTTACGCGCACGGCATGCTTGCAATGTCCGTTGATTTATGAGGATCAGATGTTTCTTGCGAACCTCGTCTGTTTGgggcttaaagagctcgatgtgttcccgggaatggattggttggcgCAGTATCACGTTCTCTTGGACTGTGCTAACAAGGTCGTAGTCTTCTCGGATCCTGGCATTACGGATTACTTGAATTCGTGCAATTTGGGGAAGGGTTCACCAGCATTCGTGAACTCTATCGTGGCTGAGGCGAAGAACGACGGCGACGTACGCAACATTTTGGTGGTGCTAGACTTTGTGGATGTATTTCCAGATGATGTGCCTGGATTACCGCCAGTAAGAGAAACGGAGTTCTCCATTGACATTATGCCCGGTACAGGACCGATATCAATGGcgccatatcggatggcactgGCAGAGTTGACGGAGTTAGCAAAGCAGTTGGAGGATCTCTCTTCcaagggattcatccgaccGAGTGTGTCGCCTTGGGGAGATCCAGTgttgttggtaaagaagaaggacggaagatCCAAACTATGCCTGGACTACCGACAGCTcaacaaggtgacagtgaagaatcgttaa
- the LOC130735950 gene encoding protein indeterminate-domain 5, chloroplastic-like: protein MVTTDPDSEVIALSPKTLMATNRFICEVCNKGFQREQNLQLHRRGHNLPWKLKQKNTKEQAKRKVYLCPEPTCVHHDPSRALGDLTGIKKHFSRKHGEKKWKCEKCSKKYAVQSDWKAHSKTCGTREYRCDCGTLFSRRDSFITHRAFCDALAHESARHPSNLNPLGTHLYGTNHMSLFKKGSIWWRDLGKVSEGGGNGGWFVSGVRRKIGMGHDIKFWKE from the exons atgGTGACAACAGATCCAGATTCTGAGGTGATAGCACTATCTCCCAAGACACTAATGGCAACAAACAGGTTCATATGTGAGGTATGCAACAAAGGGTTCCAAAGGGAGCAAAATTTACAGCTCCACAGAAGAGGACACAACTTGCCTTGGAAACTAAAGCAGAAGAATACAAAAGAGCAGGCAAAGAGAAAGGTTTATCTCTGTCCTGAACCCACTTGTGTCCACCATGACCCTTCACGGGCTCTTGGAGACCTCACTGGGATCAAGAAGCACTTCTCTCGGAAGCACGGTGAGAAGAAGTGGAAGTGTGAAAAGTGCTCTAAGAAGTATGCTGTTCAATCAGATTGGAAAGCACATTCTAAGACTTGTGGTACAAGAGAGTATAGATGTGACTGTGGCACTCTCTTCTCCAG GCGTGACAGTTTTATTACTCATAGAGCCTTTTGTGATGCGTTAGCACATGAGAGTGCAAGGCACCCTTCCAACCTGAACCCTCTGGGAACTCATCTCTATGGCACCAACCACATGAGCTTATTCAAGAAGGGGTCTATATGGTGGAGGGATTTGGGGAAGGTTAGTGAGGGGGGAGGTAATGGGGGATGGTTTGTGAGTGGGGTAAGAAGGAAGATTGGGATGGGTCATGACATAAAATTCTGGAAAGAGTGA
- the LOC130737447 gene encoding protein indeterminate-domain 5, chloroplastic-like isoform X1, producing MAASSSPFLEIRQENQSQNTQQHQSSSSTAAPPVVPQKKRRNHQPGTPYPDSEVIALSPKTLMATNRFICEVCNKGFQREQNLQLHRRGHNLPWKLKQKNTKEQAKRKVYLCPEPTCVHHDPSRALGDLTGIKKHFSRKHGEKKWKCEKCSKKYAVQSDWKAHSKTCGTREYRCDCGTLFSRRDSFITHRAFCDALAHESARHPSNLNPLGTHLYGTNHMSLGLSQVGTQLQNQNSILTLGNAAAGAPKFEHLISPFQQSSFAHSSSPQSLSSSSPFFMADPNQGIQDLQSHHHQGQFSNKQLHGLMQLPDFQGPTTNNTSTSAPSSVSANSAANFFNLSFFPNSNSNDSTIPDQFNSITAGTTLYTNSPGSSNHHQVGSALSSIFGNSSLQQENNMPPHMSATALLQKASQMGLSTTTINNGSSLLRRMESSSTNGSESELNNFAATFGSDHSKGEGIRSSMENDHQHHLHGIMNSLANRNNNSMFGHVKGNENNNVSHFHIMEEAKRLSSQNLGGVCFGGSDKLTLDFLGVNGGIVRNMSGGFSQREQLDSILDPKLESTQANQQFGSSSLQ from the exons ATGGCTGCTTCTTCCTCACCATTCTTGGAAATCAGACAAGAAAATCAAAGTCAGAATACACAACAACACCAGTCCTCTTCATCAACTGCTGCTCCACCTGTAGTTcctcagaagaagaggaggaatcATCAACCTGGAACACCAT ATCCAGATTCTGAGGTGATAGCACTATCTCCCAAGACACTAATGGCAACAAACAGGTTCATATGTGAGGTATGCAACAAAGGGTTCCAAAGGGAGCAAAATTTACAGCTCCACAGAAGAGGACACAACTTGCCTTGGAAACTAAAGCAGAAGAATACAAAAGAGCAGGCAAAGAGAAAGGTTTATCTCTGTCCTGAACCCACTTGTGTCCACCATGACCCTTCACGGGCTCTTGGAGACCTCACTGGGATCAAGAAGCACTTCTCTCGGAAGCACGGTGAGAAGAAGTGGAAGTGTGAAAAGTGCTCTAAGAAGTATGCTGTTCAATCAGATTGGAAAGCACATTCTAAGACTTGTGGTACAAGAGAGTATAGATGTGACTGTGGCACTCTCTTCTCCAG GCGTGACAGTTTTATTACTCATAGAGCCTTTTGTGATGCGTTAGCACATGAGAGTGCAAGGCACCCTTCCAACCTGAACCCTCTGGGAACTCATCTCTATGGCACCAACCACATGAGCTTAGGCCTATCCCAAGTGGGTACCCAACTTCAGAACCAAAACAGTATCTTAACCCTAGGCAATGCTGCTGCAGGTGCACCAAAATTTGAGCACTTGATCTCACCTTTCCAACAGTCATCATTTGCGCACTCATCATCACCACAGTCATTGTCTTCCTCATCACCTTTCTTCATGGCTGACCCAAATCAAGggattcaagaccttcaatctcaTCATCACCAAGGACAATTCTCGAACAAGCAGCTGCATGGTCTTATGCAGCTCCCTGATTTTCAAGGTCCCACCACCAACAACACCAGTACTTCTGCACCATCATCAGTTTCTgctaattcagctgcaaacttttTCAACCTCAGCTTCTTCCCAAATAGTAATAGCAACGACAGCACCATCCCTGATCAGTTCAACAGTATAACTGCAG GAACAACACTCTACACAAATAGCCCTGGCAGTAGCAATCATCACCAAGTTGGTTCAGCTTTGTCTTCAATCTTTGGCAATTCATCACTGCAACAAGAGAACAACATGCCCCCGCACATGTCTGCAACTGCATTGCTTCAGAAAGCTTCACAAATGGGCTTATCCACAACAACCATTAATAATGGTTCCTCTCTACTAAGACGAATGGAGAGCTCCTCCACCAATGGTTCAGAATCTGAACTCAACAATTTTGCTGCCACTTTTGGAAGTGATCATAGTAAGGGAGAAGGTATAAGATCAAGCATGGAAAATGACCACCAACATCATCTACATGGGATAATGAACTCTCTTGCGAACCGAAACAACAATTCGATGTTTGGCCATGTGAAAGGGAATGAAAACAATAATGTTTCTCATTTTCACATCATGGAGGAGGCTAAAAGATTGTCATCACAAAATCTGGGTGGTGTGTGCTTTGGAGGATCTGATAAGTTGACTTTGGACTTTCTTGGTGTTAATGGAGGAATTGTGAGGAACATGAGCGGTGGGTTTTCACAAAGAGAGCAACTAGACTCCATTTTGGATCCTAAACTTGAATCAACACAAGCAAATCAACAATTTGGAAGCTCATCATTGCAATAA